The following DNA comes from Deltaproteobacteria bacterium.
GGCGCAGTGGGCGACCTCGAGCCGTCGCCGTTCGCGGTGAGCACCCGCGATACCCGCTCGCTCGCCGACGCGGCGGCGGACGCGGTCGACGCGCTCGCGCGCGAGGGGGCCGTGGCGGTGGTGGGCCCGCTCGACGCCGCCAGCGTGCGCGCCGCCGCCGAGCGGGCGGCGCAGCGCGGCGTCCCGCTGGTCGCGCTCGACGCGCTCGGCGGCGCGGACATTCCGGTCGACTCGCCGTTCGTGTTCCACGTCGTGCTGTCGCCGGTGGCGCGCGCCGAAGCGCTCGCGCGCCACGCCGCCGGCCGCGGCGTCCGCCGGTTTGCGATCCTCGCGCCCGACAGCGGCTACGGCCGCGCCGTCGCCGACGCATTCGCCGCGCAAGTCGACCGCCTCGGCGGCACGGTGATCGTCCGCGCCAGCTACCCGCCGGGCGCGCGGTCGTTTTCCGCGGTCGTCGAGCCGATCGCGGGCAAGCCGTGGGACGCGCTGTTCGTGCCGGACACCGCCGCGCAGCTCGAGCTGATCGCGCCGGCGCTGGCGCGTGCGAACCTGATGGTGGGACCGATCGGCGCGCGGCCGCCGAAGCAGGGCCGCCGCGTCCATCTATTGTCGACCGCCGAGGCGCTGCGACCGCGCTTCGCGCGCACGACCGGCCGCTACAGCGAGGGGGCGATCCTCGCGCCCGGATTTTACGCGGACGATCGCGACCCGATCGTCGGCCGCTACGTCGAGCGGTTTCGCCGCGCGTTCGGCCGCGATCCCGCGTATCTCGACGCGTACGCCTACGACGCCGCGTCGCTCGTGCGCGCCGCCGTCGCCGCAGGGGCGCGATCGCGTGGCGACGTCGCCGCTGCGCTCTCCCAGATGACGGTCGACGGTGTCACCGGCACGATCCGGTTCGGCGCCGACCGCCGCCGCGCCGACGACGGCCTGCTGTTCACCGTCGTGCTCGACGACGACGGCGAGTACCGGATTCGCGCGCTCCGGTAGGAGGCCGTCGCGTCGGGGCACCGGCTGCCGGCTGCACGGGGCGGGCGACCGTCGGCGTACGTCCTCGCGCGCATCTCGACGGCCCCATCGTCCGCGCCGTCGTGCGCGGCGGGCGCGCGCCGAACCGCGCACCGCATCGGGCCACGTCACCGGCGCGCCGCTGTGCAACAGCCTCGGAGCCGCCTGCGGCGCGTGCGCGGCCGCGCGCATTGACCGCCGGTCCGCCGGCGCGTAAAACCCTGCGACCATGCGGATGTCAGCGGCCTTCGTGCCCACCCTCAAAGAGAGCCCCGCCGACGCGCAGGTGCGCAGCCACGTCTACATGGTGCGCGGCGGGTTCATCCGGCAGCTCGCGGCCGGCGTGTACAACTTCTTGCCGCTCGGCTGGCGCGTCATCCACAAGATCGAGGCGATCATCCGCGACGAGATGACCCGCGCCGGCGCGCAGGAGGTGCTCATGCCCGCGGCGGTGCCGGCGGAGCTGTGGAAGGAGTCGGGCCGGTGGGACAAGTACGGGCCGGAGCTGTTGCGGTTCAAGGACCGCAAGGGCGCCGACTTCTGCTTCGGCCCGACGCACGAGGAGGTCATCGTCGACATGGTGCGGCGCGACACCAGCTCGTACCGCGACCTGCCGCTCAACCTGTTTCAGATTCAGGCCAAGTTTCGCGACGAGCTGCGCCCGCGCGCGGGGTTGATGCGCGGGCGCGAGTTCATCATGAAGGACGCCTACTCGTTCGACGTGGATCGCGAGGGCGCCCTGCGCTCGTACGAGGCGATGTACGCGGCGTACGAGCGGATCTTTCGCCGCTGTGGCCTCGCGTTCCGGGTCGTCGAGGCGGACACCGGCGCGATCGGCGGCGACCGCTCCCACGAGTTCCAGGTGCTCGCGCCGTCGGGCGAGGACACGCTGGTCGCGTGCGACGCGTGCGACTACGCGGCGAACGTCGAGCAGGCGGAATTCCGTCCGGCCGCCGCCGCGCCCGCGGGCGAGCCCGCGCCGCTGGCGCGGGTCGCGACGCCGAACGCGCGCACGATCGACGAGGTGGCGGCGTTCCTCGGCGTCGATCCGGCCCGCATCGTCAAGACGCTCGTGTACGTGGCGGGCGACGAGCTGGTCGCCGTGCTCGTCCGCGGCGATCACGCCGTCAACGAGGTGAAGCTCAAGAAGGTGCTCGGCGTCGACGCGGTGCACCTGGCCGGCGACAAGCAGACCGCGGAGGCGACCGGCGCGCCGGTCGGGTTCGCCGGGCCGGTCGGCCTCGACCTGCGCGTGATCGCCGACGCGGATCTGCGCGGCGCCACCGGCATGGTGTGCGGCGCCAACGAGGCTGATGCGCACTACACCGGGGTCGACCTCGAGCGCGACGCGCGCGTCGACGTGTGGGCGCCGATCCGGCTCGCGCAGGAGGGCGACCGCTGCCCGCGCTGCGACGCGGGCAGCTTCCGCGTCGAGCGCGGCATCGAGGTCGGCCACGTGTTCTACCTCGGCACCGTCTACTCGGAGCCGATGAACTGCACGTTCCTCGACGAGCAGGGCCAGACCCGGGTAATGGAAATGGGCTGCTACGGCATCGGGGTCACCCGCGTCGCCGCCGCCGCCATCGAGCAGCACAGCGACGACCGCGGCATCATCTGGCCGATGTCGATCGCGCCGTACGAGGTGCAGGTGCTGTCGCTGCAGGCCAAGGACGACGCGGTCGTGCGCGCGGCCGACGACATCTACGACGCGCTGCGCGCGCGCGGCATCGAAGTGCTCTACGACGACCGGCCCGAGCGCGCCGGCGCCAAGTTCGCCGACGCGGACCTCATCGGCGTGCCGCTGCGCGTGCAGGTCGGAAAGCGCGGACTGGCGGCCGGTACGGTCGAGGTCAAGTGGCGGCGCGACGCGGGCGCGAGCGACGTCCCGGTCGCCGACGTGGTCGACCGGATCGCGGCGCTGGTCGCCGAGGAGAAGGCGAGGCTGTCGGCGTGAGCTTCGATCCGGGCACCCGCCTGATCGTGGCGCTCGACGTGCCGGACGCGGCGGCGGCCGTCGCGTTGGCCGAGCGCGTTCGCGGTGCCGCGGCGCTGGTCAAGGTCGGGCTCGAGCTGTTTTGCACCGAGGGACCCCAGGTCGTGCGCCGGCTCGTCGCCGCCGGGCACCGCGTGATGCTCGACCTCAAGCTCCACGACATTCCGGCGACCGTCGCGCGCGCGGCCGAACGGGTCGCGGCGCTCGGCGCCGACTTGCTCACCGTGCACGCGGCCGGCGGTCGCGCGATGCTCGAGGCGGCCGTGCGCGCGGCGGCGCCCGTGCGCGTGCTCGCGGTCACCGTGCTCACGTCGCTCGGGGAGGACGACCTCGACGCGATCGGCGCGGTCGGTCCGGTCGCCAGCCTGGTCGACCGCCGCGCGCGCCTGGCGGCGGCGTGCGGCTGCGCGGGGATCGTGGCGTCGCCGGTCGAGGCGCGCGCGGTGCGCGGCCGCGTGCCGCGCGACTTCTTGATCGTGACGCCCGGCGTGCGGCCGGCCGGGGCGGACGCGGGCGACCAAAAGCGCGTCGCAACGCCGGCGGCGGCGGTCGCGGCCGGTGCGGACCTGGTCGTCGTCGGCCGGCCGATCCGCGACGCGGCGGACCCGGCGGCGGCGGCGCGCGCGATCGCGGACGAGCTGGCGCGCGCGCCGGAGCGGCGCTGATGGCGCGTCCGGCCGCGGCGGCAGGCGGGTAGGGCGGCGTGGCGCGGGTGGTCTACGGCGTCGGACCGGTGAGCGAGCTGCTCGAGCGGCGGCCTCGCTCGGTCGCGGTGGTGTACGTGCACAAGCCGGACGCGCGCGTCGCGGCGGCCGCAGCGCGCCGCGGCGTCGACGTGCAGGTCCGGTCGCGCGCCGAACTCGACGCGCTCGCCGGCCCGGGGGCGCGCCACCAGGGCGTCGTCGCGCTCGCGGGCGAGTTCGCCTACGCAGACTTCGACGACGTGCTCGCGGCGCAGCCGTCGCTGATCGTCGCGCTTGACTCGGTGCAGGACCCGCACAATCTCGGCGCGATCGTCCGCTCGGCGTACCTGCTCGGCGCCGACGCGGTCGTCGTGCCCAAGGACCGCGCCGCGCGCGTGACGGCCGTCGCGACCAAGGCGTCGGCGGGCGCGACGGAACACATGCCGATCGCGCGGGTGACGAACCTCGCGCGCGCGCTGGCGGACGCCAAGCGCGCGGGCATGTGGGTCGTCGGCGTCGCGTCGCACCCGGACGCGCAGCCGCTGTCCGCGATCGACGCGACCGATCGCCTCTGCCTCGTGGTCGGCGCCGAGGGCAGCGGCATCCGCCCGCTCGTGCAGCGCGCCTGCGACCGCTTCGTCGAGATCCCGATGGCGGGCGCGGCCGTCGGCAGCTTCAACGTGTCCGTCGCGGCCGCGATCGCGCTGTACGAAGTGGCGCGACAGCGCGTCGCGCGCGGCGCGTAGCGGGCCGGATCACTCGACCTTCTCGAGGAAGCTCGCCTTGAGCAGCTTTTCGCCGTAGCCGGGGAAGAACGCGCCGACGGTCTCGCCGTGCACGCGGACGATCTCGCCCTCGCCCCAGGTCTTGTGGCGCACGACGTCGCCCTTGCCGAGCCCGTGGCTGGCCAGCGGGACGTTCTTGGCGCGCTCGATCTTGAGCGCGCGCACCCGGTGGCTGCGCGCGTGGCGCCGCGCGACCGCCTGCTCGAGCATGGTGCGGCGGTCGACCGGGCCGCCGCGAGCCCCCGGCGCCCGCTCGCGGCGAATCGGCTCGGCGTCGGCTCGCTCCTGTGCCTGCTCGCGCGCGCGCAGGCAGTTGTCGCATACACCGCACGCGCTGCCGGCGTCGTCCGCATAGCCGAAGTAGGTCAGCAGCAGGCGCGTGCGGCACAGGTTGGACGTCGCGTAGCGCAGCATCGCCTGCAGCCGCGCCCGATCTTGCGCGCGCTTTTGCTCGTAGCGGCGCGTCGCGCGTTCGAGGTCGTCGAGTCCCGGCGGCTCGGCGGTCAGCGGCCGGAAGTTGGCGCCGGCGCGCTCCTCGACGAAGCCGACTTCTTTGAGAAAGGACAGCACGACCCGCGTCTTTTTGGCGGGCGCGTCGGCGCGCTCGGCGATCTGCTTGACGGGCGGCGGCCGGCGGTCGACCTGATACAACTCGATGAGCGCCTCGGCCACCGCGCGGGTCTGATCGGGCGTCGGGTAGCGCCCGCCGAGGAAGAAACTCTGGATGCGCTTGTCTTCCGGCTGGTACAGCAGCACGCAGTTCGCCGGCTGGCCGTCTCGCCCCGCGCGTCCCGCCTCCTGGTAGTAGCTCTCGAGCGAGCCCGGAAAGTTGTAGTGGATGACGAACCGGATGTCCTGCTTGTCGACTCCGAGGCCGAATGCGTTGGTCGCGACCATGATGCGCGGCTCGCCGCGCTCCATGAACGCGGTCTGGACCGCCTCGCGCTCCTTGGCCCGCATGCGCCCATGGTAGCGGCCGGCGGCGATGCCGTGGTCGCGCAGAAAATCGTGCAGCAGATCGACGGTCTTGACGGTCGCCGCGTAGATGATGCCGCAACCTTCCTGGCGCTCCAGAAGTTGCAGGAGCAGCTGTTGCTTCTTGCGTTCACTGCGGGCCTTGAACACGTGGTAGCGGAGGTTCGGCCGGCTGAGGCCGACGTCCACCACGGAGGCGTCCGGAATGGCGAGTTGGGCGAGGATGTCGTCTTTGACGCGCGGCGGTGCGGTGGCCGTGAGCGCGAGCACGGTCGGGCGGCCGAGCGCCTCGATGGCCGCGGCGAGCCCGAGGTAGGCGGGCCGGAAGTCGTGCCCCCACTGGGAGATGCAGTGGGCCTCGTCGACCACGAACAGCGCGACCCGCGCGTCGCCGAGCCGCGCGCGAAAGTTCGCGTCCGCGAGCCGCTCCGGCGTGACGTAGGCCACGCACGGCGCCCCGTGGGCGAGGCGAGCCATCGCCGAGGCCTCCTCGCGCGGCCCGATCGTCGAGTCGAGGCGAACGACCTCGATACCGAGGGCCTCGAGCTTGTCGTGCTGGTCCTTCATCAGCGCGATCAGCGGCGACACCACCAGGGTGATGCCCGGCAGCTCCAGGGCGGGGAGCTGGTAACACAGCGATTTGCCGCCGCCGGTCGGCATGATCGCGAGCGTGTCGATGCCGGCGATCACGTTGCGGATGGTCAGCTCCTGGCCGGGCCGAAAGTGCCGGATGCCGAACCGGCGGCGTCCGATCTGGAGCATCCGCTCGGCGACGTCGCCGCCGTCCGCGACCACCGCGCGCATCGTTTCGCTGCCGGCGGCCACATCCGGGTCCGGAACCACGGGCACCCCGTCACAGTCACTTCGCCCGACCATGAGTCACAAACCTTCCCTCATTCCCGGGGCAGGATTCAACCCCGAATCGCGGCGGCGCGGCGCCGTCGGGAGGTCACCGACAGCCAGCGCTCCGCGCCTTGACCGGCGGCGCCTGGGCGTGGTGAATTCGCGCGCCTGCGGTAGGTTTGCAGTGAGGTGACATGACCACGTCGAGTCGAGTCCGCGTCGGAATCGTCGGCGCCACGGGAGTGGCCGGCCAGCAGTTCGTGGCCGCATTGGCCGATCACCCCATCTTCGAGGTGGCCGCGCTGGCCGCGTCGGCTCGCAGCGCGGGCAAGCCGTACCGCGACGCCCTCGCGAATGCCGACGGCCAGGTCGGTTGGTACGCCGACGGACCGCTGCCGGACGCGGTCGCGGCGCTGCCGGTTCAGGACGCGACCGCGTTCGACGCGCGCGCGGTCGGCCTCGTGTTCTGCTGCACCGAGGCGGCCGCGGCGCGCGAACTCGAGCCCAATTACGCCCAGCACGTACCGGTGATCTCGACCGCGTCCGCGTTTCGCTACGAGGAGGACGTGCCGCTGCTGCTGCCCGGGGTCAACCCGGACCACGCGGGTCTGCTCGACCGCCAGCGGGCGCGGCGCGGCTGGAAGGGGTTCATCGCGCCGAACCCCAACTGCACCACCGTCGGCCTCGCGATGACGCTCGCGCCGCTGCACCGCGCCTTCGGCGTGCGGCGCGTGTACATGACGTCGATGCAGGCGGTGTCGGGCGCGGGGCGTTCGCCGGGCGTGGCGGCATTGGACGTCATCGACAACATCATCCCGTTCATTCCCGGCGAGGAGGACAAGGTCGAGCGCGAGACGCGCAAGATCCTCGGCGCGTTCGACGGAGACGTCATCCGGCCGGCCGAGGTCCACGTGTCGTGCACGTGTACGCGCGTGGGCGTGCTCGAGGGCCACACCGAGTCGGTGTTCGTCCAGCTCGAACGCCCGGCGACGCGCGACGACCTGGTCGGCGCGTGGCGCGAGGCGGGGGCCGAGTTCGTCGCGCGCGGGTACCCGAGCGCGCCCGAGCGGCTCATCGACGTGGTCGACGACCCCTACCGGCCGCAGGTACGCCTCGACCGCGACGCGGGCGGCGGGCTGACGACGGTGGTCGGCCGCGTGCGGCCGGATGGGGACGACGGGCACGGCTGGAAGTATCTGCTCGTATCGCACAACACGAAGATGGGCGCCGCGCGCGGCTGCGTGCTGGTCGCCGAGCACTTGCACGAGCGCGGATGGATCGGGTGAGCCGCCGCGCTCGGCTCGGTGGCGCGCGGGGTCGCGCCCGGGCAAGGAGGTCTGCTGTCATGTCTACCGGGGCGCTTTGTCCACTGTGGGTTCGCTGGATCGCCGCCGGCGCGGTCGCGCTCGCGGCGTGCGCGGTCGAGGACGGGGAACTGCCCGTCGCGGACCAGCCCCTGCCGATCATCGGCGGGGTGGAGGACACCGGCCATCCGGCCGTCGTCATGCTCCAGACCCAGACCGGCTTGTGCAGCGGTACGCTCATCGCCGACCGAGTCGTGCTCACGGCGGCGCACTGCGTGGACACCGCGACGGGCGGCACGGTGCTGTTCGGCAACGGCAGCGGCGACCCCGACGCGGAGACCGTCAGCATCGCGCAAATCATGTACCACCGCTACTACGACCCGTCGACGATCGCGATCGGGTTGCCCTACGACATCGCGCTCGTGCGGCTGCGCGATCCGGCGCCGGCGGGGATCGAACCGATGCCGATCAACCTCGAGCCGCTCGACCAATCGCTCGTCGGCAGCACGTTGCTCGCCGTGGGATTCGGCGCCAACGACGGCGAGAACCAAACCGGCTTCGGCACCAAGCGGCGCGTGTTCCTGCCCATCAACGAGATCCTGCCGCGGCTCATCGGAATGGGCGACGACCAGGTCAACACGTGCCAGGGCGACTCGGGAGGCCCCGGCTTCTACGACATCGACGGCGTCGAGACCGTCATCGGCATCACGTCCACTGGCCCGCAAGGTTGTGTCGGCAACTCCCACCAGACGCGCGTCGACGTCTACCGCGACGATTTCATCCTGCCGATCCTCAACGCGTGGACCGGGCCGTGCCAGTTCGACGGCGTGTGCGTGACCGAGGGCTGCGCCGCTCCCGACCCGGACTGCGATCCGTGCCAGCCGGATGCGTTCTGCGCAAGAGGCTGCCCACAACTCGATCTCGACTGCCCGGTCGCGGGGTTTGCCGGCGACCCGTGCAACGACAACGACGACTGCGAAAGCCGCTTCTGCGTCGCGGCGCTCGACGATCCGCGCATCAAGTACTGTTCGTCGCGGTGCGACCCGGACGAGCCGATCGCGGAGCAGTGCGATCCGCCGCTCGGCCGGTGCGTCGCCGCCGACGGGGGCGAGCCGGCGTGCCACTACACCGGGATCACGCCGGGCGCGCAGGGCGCCGACTGCACCGACGGCAGCGAATGCCGCTCCGGCGCGTGCGACCCCGACCACGGCATCTGCGTCGAGCAGTGCGGCGACGGCCTGCCCGAGTGCCCGGAGGGCTACTCGTGCGAGTCGTTCGGCGGCGGCGTCAAGGCGTGCACGATTCCGCCGGACGGCTGCGGCTGTGCGGCCGGCGCGCGCGGCCGCGCCGCGAATCCGTGGGGGCTGGTCGGCCTCGCGCTCCTCGGGTTTTTCGCCTTGCGCCGTCGCCCCCGCGCCCGGCATTCGTGATATCGAACGGCATGCTCGACCGCCCGGAGGTCCGACGGATGCATCGCGTTTCGACAGTCTGGCTCGCGGCCGCCGCGCTGGCCGCGGGGTGTGCCGCCGACGGGGAGCCGGCGCCGGCCGACCTGGCGCGGGACACGGCCGCCGTGTCGCAGCCCGAGGGCTCGCCGCTGCTCGACACGGAGTTTCCCGGGGTGTGCGCGATCGAAGTGATCCTACCGCTCGACGAGGAGCCGCCGATTCAGGAGCGCGACCCGCGGTGGTGTTCCTGCACGCTGATCGCGGACCGCGTCGTCCTCACCGCGGCGCACTGCATCGAGGAGAACACCCGCGACGACGTGCACTGCAACGACGGGACGCCGGAAGGAACTCCGGGGCCGTGCCTCGACGACATCACCATCGCCTTCGGGCTCACGTTCGACCAGGCCAACCGCGTCGGCTTCGACGCCATCAAGATCCATCGCTACTACGACCCGGACATACCGAACGTCAACGACATCGCGCTGATCCACCTCACTGACGATCCCGGCGTCGCGCCGATCGCCATCAACGACGCGCCGCTGTCGCCCGACGTCGTCGGCAGCCAGGCCACGTTCGTCGGCTACGGCATCACCCACGCCGACCTCGAGGACTTCGGCACCCGGCGGCGGGTCGACACGCCCATCACCGCGATCGGCAGCGACACCGTCGCGGCCGGCACCGACGACACGAGCGCGTGCCGCGGCGACGACGGCGGACCGGTGTTGGCCGATCTGGGCGACGGCCCCGTGCAGATCGCGCTGCACACGGTGATCAGCGACTGCTCGCCGACCGCGCGCCGCGCGCGGGTGGACCGATTCGCGCGCGACGTGATCTATCCGTTCGTCGACCGCTACAACGGCCCGTGCGCATTCGACGGCACGTGCGTCGAGTCCGGCTGCCGGTCGCCGGACCCGGATTGCGACCCATGCCTCGAGGACGGAACCTGCACGGAGGACTGCCCGACGCGCGACCCGGACTGCCCGCTCGGCGTGTTCCCCGGGGGCACATGCGAGCAGTCCGGCGAGTGCGAGCGCGGCGGTCGCTGTATCGCGGCCAAAGACGACCCGTCGTTCACCTACTGTAGCCAGCCGTGTGACCCGGCCGCGGCGGTGAGCGGCTGTCCGGCCGAGATGGAGTGCACCGACCTCGGGGACGGCACCGGGGAGTGTGAGTACACGGTGCCGTCGCCGGGCTCGCAGGGGTACCCGTGCGACTGCGCCAGCGGCACGAACTGCGAAAATCCCGGCTGCCGCTCCGGTCTGTGCGAGGAGGGCATCTGCGTCGTCGAGTGTGATTCGTCCGCCGACTGCCCGGCTCCGGCCGACCCGGACGCGGCGCCGTACGAGTGCGTCGACAGCCGGGTCAAGTCGGGGGCGCGCGTGTGCGTCGGGCGGCTGATCTCGGGCGGCGGCGGCTTCTGCGATCCGAACAGCGTCGCCGGCGCCGACCCGCGCGGTACGTGGGGTGGCCTCGCGGCGCTGGCGATCGCGGCGTTGGCGCTGGTGTGGACCGGGCGCCGCCGGCGGCGCTGACGCGCGTGCCGCGGGCTCAGCCCGCGCGCTGAGCGAACTCGGCCAGTTCGCCGCGCAGCAAGTGGCGCAACTCGTCAGGCACGAGGTGTGCCTCGTCCGGATCGACGATCAGGCCCCGGCAGGTTGGGGCGCCGCAGTGGCACGGGATCGCCAGGTGACCGGCGAACGCGTAGTCGTAGGTCAGTTCCTCTCCGGGCTGGATGTCGCGCAGCGCCGTCCACCACGGAATGGCGACCTGTAGCTCCGAGTTCCACTTGATGTCGACCTCGGTGTTCGGATCGCAGCTGTGGTTGATCCAGCGCGTCTGGTCCGTGAGGTCGTAGTAGAGCGGCGGTCCCTCGGAGCCGTCGGGGTTCGGCAGATAGCCGGGGACGATGAGTGCATATTCGTCGTCGAAGTCGTCGTCTTCGCGGTACAGGACGCCGTCGCCGACGACGACGATGTCGCCCTTGAAGAAAGGTCGCGTGGCTCGCACGCCGTACCCGTGGATGCTCGACAGGTATACTTCCAGTCCGTCCATTCGAGGCATGAGCGAAACCTACTTACACCGAAAAGGCGACGATGCCCAAGCGAATCGGCATTCTAACTGGCGGCGGTGACTGTCCAGGGCTCAACGCGGTGATCCGCGCGGTGGTCAAACACGCGCAGGGCACCTACGGCTGGGAAGTCATCGGGATCGAAGACGGCTTCAAGGGGCTGTACGAGCAGCGCTACATGGAACTCACGCGCGACAAGACGCGCGGGTTGCTCGCGCGCGGCGGCACGATCCTCGGTTCGTCGAACCGCGCGGATCCGTTCCACTATCCGCTCAAGGGACCGGACGGCAAGGTGACGCCGACGGACGTGTCGGCCACGATGCTCGAACATCTGTCCTACCTCGATCTGGCAGGGCTCGTCGCCGTCGGCGGCGACGGCACGATGCGGATCTCGAAAGCGTTCGTCGACCGCGGGTTTCCGATCGTAGGCGTCCCCAAGACGATCGACAATGACCTCGAGGCGACCGACTACACGTTCGGCTTTCAGACCGCGGTCGAGGTGGCGACCGAGGCCATCGATCGACTTCACACCACCGCGGAGAGTCACGATCGCATCATCATCTGTGAGGTGATGGGGCGGTACGCCGGCTGGATCGCAATGGTCGCGGGGCTGGCTTCGGGCGCCGACGTGATCTTGATTCCGGAGATCCCATACGACATCCGGCGGGTGATCAAGGCGTTCCACTCGCGCCACGCGCGGGGCCTCACGTATAGCATCGTCGTCGTCGCGGAGGGCGCTCGGCCGATCGACGGCGGTCACGCGGTCGCGGTCCCCTCCGACGGAACGCGGCTCGA
Coding sequences within:
- a CDS encoding proline--tRNA ligase produces the protein MRMSAAFVPTLKESPADAQVRSHVYMVRGGFIRQLAAGVYNFLPLGWRVIHKIEAIIRDEMTRAGAQEVLMPAAVPAELWKESGRWDKYGPELLRFKDRKGADFCFGPTHEEVIVDMVRRDTSSYRDLPLNLFQIQAKFRDELRPRAGLMRGREFIMKDAYSFDVDREGALRSYEAMYAAYERIFRRCGLAFRVVEADTGAIGGDRSHEFQVLAPSGEDTLVACDACDYAANVEQAEFRPAAAAPAGEPAPLARVATPNARTIDEVAAFLGVDPARIVKTLVYVAGDELVAVLVRGDHAVNEVKLKKVLGVDAVHLAGDKQTAEATGAPVGFAGPVGLDLRVIADADLRGATGMVCGANEADAHYTGVDLERDARVDVWAPIRLAQEGDRCPRCDAGSFRVERGIEVGHVFYLGTVYSEPMNCTFLDEQGQTRVMEMGCYGIGVTRVAAAAIEQHSDDRGIIWPMSIAPYEVQVLSLQAKDDAVVRAADDIYDALRARGIEVLYDDRPERAGAKFADADLIGVPLRVQVGKRGLAAGTVEVKWRRDAGASDVPVADVVDRIAALVAEEKARLSA
- a CDS encoding orotidine-5'-phosphate decarboxylase; its protein translation is MSFDPGTRLIVALDVPDAAAAVALAERVRGAAALVKVGLELFCTEGPQVVRRLVAAGHRVMLDLKLHDIPATVARAAERVAALGADLLTVHAAGGRAMLEAAVRAAAPVRVLAVTVLTSLGEDDLDAIGAVGPVASLVDRRARLAAACGCAGIVASPVEARAVRGRVPRDFLIVTPGVRPAGADAGDQKRVATPAAAVAAGADLVVVGRPIRDAADPAAAARAIADELARAPERR
- the rlmB gene encoding 23S rRNA (guanosine(2251)-2'-O)-methyltransferase RlmB, with protein sequence MARVVYGVGPVSELLERRPRSVAVVYVHKPDARVAAAAARRGVDVQVRSRAELDALAGPGARHQGVVALAGEFAYADFDDVLAAQPSLIVALDSVQDPHNLGAIVRSAYLLGADAVVVPKDRAARVTAVATKASAGATEHMPIARVTNLARALADAKRAGMWVVGVASHPDAQPLSAIDATDRLCLVVGAEGSGIRPLVQRACDRFVEIPMAGAAVGSFNVSVAAAIALYEVARQRVARGA
- a CDS encoding ATP-dependent DNA helicase RecQ, whose protein sequence is MVGRSDCDGVPVVPDPDVAAGSETMRAVVADGGDVAERMLQIGRRRFGIRHFRPGQELTIRNVIAGIDTLAIMPTGGGKSLCYQLPALELPGITLVVSPLIALMKDQHDKLEALGIEVVRLDSTIGPREEASAMARLAHGAPCVAYVTPERLADANFRARLGDARVALFVVDEAHCISQWGHDFRPAYLGLAAAIEALGRPTVLALTATAPPRVKDDILAQLAIPDASVVDVGLSRPNLRYHVFKARSERKKQQLLLQLLERQEGCGIIYAATVKTVDLLHDFLRDHGIAAGRYHGRMRAKEREAVQTAFMERGEPRIMVATNAFGLGVDKQDIRFVIHYNFPGSLESYYQEAGRAGRDGQPANCVLLYQPEDKRIQSFFLGGRYPTPDQTRAVAEALIELYQVDRRPPPVKQIAERADAPAKKTRVVLSFLKEVGFVEERAGANFRPLTAEPPGLDDLERATRRYEQKRAQDRARLQAMLRYATSNLCRTRLLLTYFGYADDAGSACGVCDNCLRAREQAQERADAEPIRRERAPGARGGPVDRRTMLEQAVARRHARSHRVRALKIERAKNVPLASHGLGKGDVVRHKTWGEGEIVRVHGETVGAFFPGYGEKLLKASFLEKVE
- the asd gene encoding aspartate-semialdehyde dehydrogenase, which codes for MTTSSRVRVGIVGATGVAGQQFVAALADHPIFEVAALAASARSAGKPYRDALANADGQVGWYADGPLPDAVAALPVQDATAFDARAVGLVFCCTEAAAARELEPNYAQHVPVISTASAFRYEEDVPLLLPGVNPDHAGLLDRQRARRGWKGFIAPNPNCTTVGLAMTLAPLHRAFGVRRVYMTSMQAVSGAGRSPGVAALDVIDNIIPFIPGEEDKVERETRKILGAFDGDVIRPAEVHVSCTCTRVGVLEGHTESVFVQLERPATRDDLVGAWREAGAEFVARGYPSAPERLIDVVDDPYRPQVRLDRDAGGGLTTVVGRVRPDGDDGHGWKYLLVSHNTKMGAARGCVLVAEHLHERGWIG
- a CDS encoding S1 family peptidase; the encoded protein is MPLRRVRPRPRHLRRAVRRRPARVPGGLLVRVVRRRRQGVHDSAGRLRLCGRRARPRRESVGAGRPRAPRVFRLAPSPPRPAFVISNGMLDRPEVRRMHRVSTVWLAAAALAAGCAADGEPAPADLARDTAAVSQPEGSPLLDTEFPGVCAIEVILPLDEEPPIQERDPRWCSCTLIADRVVLTAAHCIEENTRDDVHCNDGTPEGTPGPCLDDITIAFGLTFDQANRVGFDAIKIHRYYDPDIPNVNDIALIHLTDDPGVAPIAINDAPLSPDVVGSQATFVGYGITHADLEDFGTRRRVDTPITAIGSDTVAAGTDDTSACRGDDGGPVLADLGDGPVQIALHTVISDCSPTARRARVDRFARDVIYPFVDRYNGPCAFDGTCVESGCRSPDPDCDPCLEDGTCTEDCPTRDPDCPLGVFPGGTCEQSGECERGGRCIAAKDDPSFTYCSQPCDPAAAVSGCPAEMECTDLGDGTGECEYTVPSPGSQGYPCDCASGTNCENPGCRSGLCEEGICVVECDSSADCPAPADPDAAPYECVDSRVKSGARVCVGRLISGGGGFCDPNSVAGADPRGTWGGLAALAIAALALVWTGRRRRR
- a CDS encoding SET domain-containing protein-lysine N-methyltransferase translates to MPRMDGLEVYLSSIHGYGVRATRPFFKGDIVVVGDGVLYREDDDFDDEYALIVPGYLPNPDGSEGPPLYYDLTDQTRWINHSCDPNTEVDIKWNSELQVAIPWWTALRDIQPGEELTYDYAFAGHLAIPCHCGAPTCRGLIVDPDEAHLVPDELRHLLRGELAEFAQRAG
- a CDS encoding ATP-dependent 6-phosphofructokinase — its product is MPKRIGILTGGGDCPGLNAVIRAVVKHAQGTYGWEVIGIEDGFKGLYEQRYMELTRDKTRGLLARGGTILGSSNRADPFHYPLKGPDGKVTPTDVSATMLEHLSYLDLAGLVAVGGDGTMRISKAFVDRGFPIVGVPKTIDNDLEATDYTFGFQTAVEVATEAIDRLHTTAESHDRIIICEVMGRYAGWIAMVAGLASGADVILIPEIPYDIRRVIKAFHSRHARGLTYSIVVVAEGARPIDGGHAVAVPSDGTRLEKLGGAGQRLANQICEHTDYEVRVTVLGHIQRGGTPTAFDRVLGTRYGVAAVDLIERGDFGKVVALKGNEIVAVDMDQAVSKQKTIDPHGELVAVARACGVELGG